A window of Saccharomyces paradoxus chromosome XIII, complete sequence genomic DNA:
CCCCTCCCCCCCCTCCGCACCCCACGCGATTGTTCAAATTCCGATTTCGGTTTCCCtttgtttttccttttcggCGCCCCGGAAAAACCTTCTCGTGTCAAGTTATTCCGTCAATTCCACGGGTGGGGTGCAACCCAGACTcctgaaaaagaaacactataatgaaaagagagaaaaaaaaaattgcccGAATTTCAACTCTGCTTTTCGCCCTCTGACAATAGAACGGGGGATtcctgaaaaaaagaaaaagagggCGGGGTTTATCACGTAGTaagaatatgaaaacgTGTCGAACGGGGATGACTTCTCCTGGTTCGTTACTTCTTTCTATTTAGAGtgacatttttcttgtttattttattcaGTTGTTTATTTGTTAATTTCTTGCTGTCTGCTCCTTTAGTTGCCTATGACGACTTCCTCAGCTAACCAGTACTTTTTCACACAATTGACATTATAACAGttgcaaaagaaaaacacaTATTTAGGAAATGACTACAACTAGTACTTCTGCTTCCCAGCTACAACAGCGCCTGCCGGAAGAAAAGCCTTGGCCGCAACTGAGTGGCGCCAACGAAGATGCTCAAACCTTCAAATGTAAATACGTAACCAACCACAACTCCTTGGGTGATGGGAATTTCAGTGTTGTGAAAGAATGTATGAACGTACACACAAAGGACTTGTATGCGATGAAGCTTATCAAGAAGCAGACTGTTAAGAACAAAATTCAACTTATCCAAAGAGAATTCGACCTATTGAGGTCAATTAGCGAGAAAATCAGGGatatggaaaaaagaaatgaacaTTCTTTGGACATTTTTGAAGGGCATCATCATATTTTACAACTTTTCGACTATTTTGAAACTGCAGACAACATTGTCCTGATCACTCAGCTGTGTCAAAAAGGAGACTTGTATGAGAAAATCGTTGAAAATCAATGTTTGGACCTCGAAACCCAAGTCACGTCGTACTGTGCTTGTTTGGTAAGTGTCCTCGAGTTTTTGCATTCACAAGGTGTTGTTCACAGAGACTTGAAAGCAGAAAATGTTTTATTCAGATTGAGGGTGaacgaaaacgaaaaaaactTACAAGGTGAACACCATGGAGATTTTAAATACGATCTCTTGGCGCATGACTTAGTCCTCGCCGATTTTGGTCTTGCTGCTGAATATAACACGAGCAAGGTAAACTCGTTGAAGGAGTTTGTTGGAACCATCTCATATATCGCTCCAGAAATCGTCAAATGCAAAGGTGTCGGTGAAATGACTCCTGATCAAGTTGACAAACTAGACAAATATGGCTGTCCGGTGGATATATGGGCCCTCGGTGTGCTGACATACTTCATGGCCTTCGGCTATACTCCCTTCGACTGTACTACGGACGACGAAACTTTAGAATGTATTTCGAAATGCGACTACTATGTCGACGAACAAATGATGCACGATCCTAAATACGAACAGTTTTGGAATTTTGTTCAATGCTGTTTTACTATTGACCCAGCCGTTAGGCGTTCTGCTaagaatttgaaacagCATCCTTTTATCAGGGATTATTTTGCtacttcaaattctttaaaTACAAAGGACACGCCGAATTTCTCATTTAACCCGACAATAAGGAGAGTATCTTCTACAGCGTCCATGCACACCTTGAGGTCTCCTTctaaatcaagaaaaaccaCCACTCTGGCGTATTTGAACATGGATGGTGGATCTTCAGAAACTACTACTGCCTTCAGCAGCAAGATGGATTTACCTGACCTTTACGTTGACAGAACCATTAATTCTCGTGAAAGATCATTGAATAGAATTCGAGAcactttgaagaaaacattaTCCATGACATCTCTAAAGCCCGCGGCCACATTTGATTATCTCCATGCTAACAAAAATGGTACTTCTTTATCAACATCCAAATCAGGGCTCGTGAAAAAGAACTCCACATTCGTCTTGGACCCTAAGCCACCAAAGAATAGTCTGATGAACGGCTGTTTCAGCACTACTCCAGAATCGCGCTCAAATTTTAATACCCCTAAAACCTTATCCAGACAAGGCTCCTCTACTAGTGTAAAGAAATACGTCAACGAGGTAGACTTACTTTTAACACCACGCACGGCTTCGATGAGCAGCAATGATACCACAGCTATTAACGATAACGATATTACTAACGATAAGAATTCTGCAAGAAAACACGCAGCCTCATTCCAGGTGAATGTTGATGATTCTGATGGTGATGAAACCATGCAGATATAATGTTGAATGAcaattttatctttttttttcttacctGGAACGATATTCCATTAATGAAATCTACGATtaattattctttttttcaaaaaataaatacaaCTGTAACATATATAACTAATTAGGGGGGATCAcaaggaaaataataattttaagaaagaaaaaacaatatgTTACGCTTCCTGATTTACGTTTCACTATTTATGGTTCCTGTGTTATGGTTTATTTTTTCGCGCATAGTATTACCCGTCGTGTTCTTTTCggacattgaaaaattgtcCATCCAAACACTTAAGATGAGTTAAACCGTATTGGCATTTGTCTTCTCCGTGTGATTGATTTACAGTCCAACTCAGTGATCATTTAGCTTACCCATCATCGCATAAAATGTGGCTAACAGAGGCTCAAAGTATGTTTTTAAAGTTTTGGATGCACGGTGCTTCTCCCAGGAACGTTAATTCCATTATCGCTAACTATTTACTTTTCACTAGAATTCGGTGTGGCTTTCACTTTCGGTggttttctcttctttttatttggtATATTCACTCTTTTTGATCGTGCCCTATTAGCTTTGGGCAATATTCTATTTTTAATTGGAGTATTTTTAATAATCGGTTCACAAAAGacttatattttttttaccagaCCAAATAAAAGGCGCGGTTCACTATTCTTCCTAGTTGGTGCCTTCTTGATACTGTTAAAATGGACATTTTTAGGTTTTATAATTGAATCACTAGGTATTATAGGCCTCTTCggtgatttttttggcgTCATCGTTCAATTTTTGAGGTCAATGCCCATAATTGGTCCCATACTCTCTCACCCCGCAGTCGCTCCAATAGTAGATAAATTGGCCGGAGTGAGGGTTCTGCCAGTATAATGGTGCATTTTTGTGTATGCATATCGTAGATAGATTTTTTCGAACT
This region includes:
- the TDA1 gene encoding protein kinase TDA1 (Protein kinase of unknown cellular role~similar to YMR291W) — translated: MTTTSTSASQLQQRLPEEKPWPQLSGANEDAQTFKCKYVTNHNSLGDGNFSVVKECMNVHTKDLYAMKLIKKQTVKNKIQLIQREFDLLRSISEKIRDMEKRNEHSLDIFEGHHHILQLFDYFETADNIVLITQLCQKGDLYEKIVENQCLDLETQVTSYCACLVSVLEFLHSQGVVHRDLKAENVLFRLRVNENEKNLQGEHHGDFKYDLLAHDLVLADFGLAAEYNTSKVNSLKEFVGTISYIAPEIVKCKGVGEMTPDQVDKLDKYGCPVDIWALGVLTYFMAFGYTPFDCTTDDETLECISKCDYYVDEQMMHDPKYEQFWNFVQCCFTIDPAVRRSAKNLKQHPFIRDYFATSNSLNTKDTPNFSFNPTIRRVSSTASMHTLRSPSKSRKTTTLAYLNMDGGSSETTTAFSSKMDLPDLYVDRTINSRERSLNRIRDTLKKTLSMTSLKPAATFDYLHANKNGTSLSTSKSGLVKKNSTFVLDPKPPKNSLMNGCFSTTPESRSNFNTPKTLSRQGSSTSVKKYVNEVDLLLTPRTASMSSNDTTAINDNDITNDKNSARKHAASFQVNVDDSDGDETMQI
- the GOT1 gene encoding Got1p (Homodimeric protein that is packaged into COPII vesicles~similar to YMR292W) is translated as MWLTEAQKFGVAFTFGGFLFFLFGIFTLFDRALLALGNILFLIGVFLIIGSQKTYIFFTRPNKRRGSLFFLVGAFLILLKWTFLGFIIESLGIIGLFGDFFGVIVQFLRSMPIIGPILSHPAVAPIVDKLAGVRVLPV